A DNA window from Drosophila pseudoobscura strain MV-25-SWS-2005 chromosome 2, UCI_Dpse_MV25, whole genome shotgun sequence contains the following coding sequences:
- the LOC6897088 gene encoding GPI ethanolamine phosphate transferase 1 — protein MWKLKVLVVHILLLGCMMNIYFQSTIVQNLEPQKTLPELGLKPPADRLVVFIADGLRAESFFSDNCSGVPHIRQLLEQQGVVGISSGIAPTMSRPGHIAIFSGFNEDPQAAITNFQWNLTPFDSIFNRSRLAIGWVHQTVAEYFTRFSKEPPMFETYRGADFSGRFMTDTWVYEKARDYLNNDENIRQLKNATQVVFLVYLFDLDKAGHVFTPLKPEFRKKLYATQEQIRKTYDLFESAFNDSRTAYLMTSDHGMSDTGYHGGGTDPEIEMPFFLWGAGIKRQGPPTEQNFTANDHGLQLPLHELNQIQLAPLISALIGLPPPINNRAPLPLGFLNVSEEYERQSLLLNVLQLLAQAKSVTLRFERSFFHKWLPKYEKLDTARIASLPTEIEHLIATGYVKKALELLLQMSWWARQCLDYYQDYYHTPLLVAIGASFLGWLFCLVVWLMREFSDQEPQPKMGFQTWVTALMLLLGTVLEFLLFLQRVPCLTSFYLLLPIGIWTMALAERPLHGMSIPYPLIHLAWTVIPAGLVIATSFMNRHVGLMYAGVAVAYNRHGFRRPTLKFFIWLGTVLLPSGFMIVKQNYSFELMPSEYVLGFSMCLAVILPWILGHKHQMRVWLINSFILLIGIYGIYLSENNLEVPLYLQVAFWAFLGYAFLSVPYSNADTPESRLHLISFNLIAVHALLSLSTGSLFNQMMITEFLLSHEIHSEINQTKNNAILETDEPESDSNNENASETTQKNEENPSTPLEHLKLSYHYAAFILFYFYLSFFGSGHWLFSFAFKPTTSRLLISNYSPYIMTALIILKILIPSIIVISGVYTFSAYARKKSRAVFICMFLISDVMCFYFCFYVQNQGSWHDMRRSMDHVVLTNIIVILLLGCSWLIKSFLIAIKGIAIKPPIIMQVVMEGSPVAGPTYPQFDENILN, from the exons ATGTGGAAACTTAAAGTTTTAGTCGTGCACATTTTGCTGCTTGGCTGCATGATGAACATATATTTTCAATCAACCATTGTGCAGAACCTGGAGCCGCAAAAGACACTGCCAGAGCTGGGGCTGAAGCCGCCAGCCGATCGATTGGTGGTATTCATTGCCGACGGCCTGCGGGCAGAGTCGTTCTTTTCGGATAACTGCAGCGGAGTGCCACACATCCGGCAGCTGCTCGAGCAGCAAGGTGTGGTCGGTATATCGAGTGGCATTGCACCGACAATGAGCCGACCAGGACATATTGCTATTTTTTCTGGCTTCAACGAGGATCCACAGGCGGCCATCACCAATTTCCAGTGGAATCTTACACCCTTCGACTCGATATTCAATCGCAGCCGCCTTGCCATTGGATGGGTACACCAAACGGTAGCCGAGTACTTCACCCGCTTCAGCAAAGAGCCTCCGATGTTCGAAACGTATCGAGGAGCGGATTTCAGTGGCAGATTTATGACCGATACCTGGGTGTACGAGAAGGCCCGCGACTATCTGAACAACGATGAGAATATCCGACAATTGAAGAATGCCACACAGGTAGTGTTTTTGGTGTATCTATTTGATCTAGACAAGGCCGGTCATGTGTTCACACCGCTCAAGCCAGAGTTCCGGAAAAAGCTGTATGCAACACAGGAGCAAATACGGAAGACGTACGATCTGTTTGAGAGCGCGTTCAACGACAGTCGTACGGCCTATCTGATGACCTCTGATCATGGCATGTCCGATACGG GCTACCATGGCGGGGGAACTGATCCGGAAATAGAAATGCCCTTCTTCCTCTGGGGTGCCGGTATCAAGCGCCAGGGACCCCCAACCGAGCAAAACTTCACAGCCAACGATCATGGACTCCAGTTGCCGCTGCACGAACTCAACCAGATTCAACTAGCGCCGCTCATTTCAGCCCTGATTGGCCTACCACCGCCCATAAACAACCGAGCCCCACTGCCCCTGGGCTTCCTCAATGTGAGCGAAGAGTACGAACGGCAGTCCTTGCTCCTGAATGTCCTGCAGCTACTGGCACAGGCCAAGAGCGTGACGCTGCGCTTTGAGCGCAGCTTCTTTCACAAATGGCTGCCCAAATATGAGAAACTGGATACGGCACGGATCGCAAGCCTTCCCACTGAAATCGAGCACCTTATAGCGACAGGATACGTCAAAAAAGCCTTGGAACTTCTCCTGCAAATGTCCTGGTGGGCCCGGCAGTGCCTGGACTACTACCAGGACTACTATCACACTCCATTGCTAGTGGCCATAGGTGCCTCGTTCTTGGGCTGGCTATTCTGTCTGGTGGTGTGGCTGATGCGTGAATTTTCGGACCAGGAGCCGCAGCCGAAGATGGGATTCCAAACATGGGTGACGGCTCTGATGTTGCTACTGGGAACCGTGCTCGAATTTTTGCTGTTCCTGCAGCGGGTGCCCTGCTTGACGTCCTTTTATCTGCTGCTACCCATCGGTATCTGGACAATGGCTCTGGCCGAACGCCCGCTGCATGGCATGTCCATTCCGTACCCTCTGATACACTTGGCCTGGACAGTGATTCCCGCCGGATTGGTGATAGCGACATCATTTATGAACAGACATGTCGGCCTGATGTATGCTGGGGTTGCGGTTGCCTATAATCGGCACGGTTTCCGTCGACCCACTCTCAAGTTCTTCATCTGGCTGGGCACCGTTCTGCTTCCAAGCGGCTTCATGATTGTCAAGCAAAACTACAGCTTTGAATTGATGCCCAGCGAATATGTCCTAGGGTTCAGCATGTGTCTGGCCGTCATCCTACCATGGATCTTGGGACACAAGCATCAGATGCGCGTTTGGCTGATCAATTCGTTCATTCTACTGATTGGAATCTACGGCATTTATCTCTCGGAGAATAATCTGGAGGTTCCACTATATTTACAGGTAGCCTTCTGGGCTTTTCTCGGCTATGCATTCTTATCGGTGCCATACAGCAATGCGGACACCCCAGAAAGCCGCCTACATTTGATTTCGTTTAACCTAATTGCGGTTCATGCTCTGCTTTCCCTGTCAACGGGGTCGCTCTTCAATCAAATGATGATCACCGAGTTTCTGCTAAGCCATGAAATTCATTCTGAAATCAATCAAACCAAGAATAATGCAATATTAGAAACGGATGAACCGGAGTCCGATTCGAACAATGAGAATGCGAGCGAAACTACACAGAAGAATGAAGAAAACCCCTCAACTCCCCTGGAACACTTGAAGCTATCCTACCACTATGCCGCCTTCATTTTGTTCTACTTCTATCTATCCTTTTTCGGATCAGGACACTGGCTATTCAGTTTTGCTTTCAAGCCGACCACTTCGCGCCTGCTAATATCCAACTATTCCCCATATATAATGACCGCTCTCATCATACTCAAGATATTGATTCCATCCATTATCGTCATATCGGGTGTATACACTTTTTCGGCATATGCCCGAAAAAAAAGCCGTGCCGTTTTCATCTGCATGTTCCTGATTAGCGATGTCATGTGCTTCTACTTTTGTTTCTATGTGCAAAACCAAGGCTCCTGGCACGACATGCGCCGCTCCATGGATCATGTCGTCTTGACGAACATTATTGTGATCCTGCTGCTGGGCTGTTCCTGGCTTATCAAGTCGTTTCTGATTGCCATCAAGGGTATTGCAATCAAACCACCCATCATAATGCAGGTGGTTATGGAGGGAAGCCCCGTTGCTGGCCCCACTTATCCCCAGTTTGATGAAAATATCCTGAACTAA